From Bacillaceae bacterium S4-13-56, a single genomic window includes:
- a CDS encoding DUF927 domain-containing protein — MNPSSLQGANEVLQFLQTLYGEEDLERGHLVCFTLPNHQAKWFWNGERQEFAEYALSVSKESNVYLGLGLQDKEATLKEAEKLGKKADESRIRGYKKTVCVIPGVWLDIDVKGPAHKVDNLPDTFEDAEKIIEKFPLRPTMMVNSGHGYQVYWLFKEPWVIESEEELQEAQEFVNNFLRTVQYHASSFGWRVDSTSDLSRVFRVPGTWNRKKDLEPAPVKIVTIEEDNRYTQDDLEQYFLDESQVKATKTPSKMFHAKSQNVALTPNNQFAKIEHIVNGCSWMKHCKEDAETLSEPEWYASLSILGRCIDGEELTHEWSSPYPNYSYDETQYKLFQSLKNTGPVTCEKIFEMTNGKWCNQCSFYQNIKSPIAVSNMEEKEAQLEGAKQLIMEKLSRSSTEKNVSLTKTEKDALKFIKREAPSTYEELSTELNLALNKSGEEVKNENSSESHLRIVGEEESPQLQTVGSCLENSPGKSLLIPENYHLTEHATYKIIPKGNKTSLLDIAFSPILVTGLMKDIQTNHEMVQLSWKRGERWYHKIVNRDEVANARKIVDLASVGFPVTTSTAKEVVNYVSTTEAINYKELPKQFVSSQLGWQGKKFDKGFLWGNHTILNGETKEQLKGDEVTNSEYVVFRGMESGDEQLVSGFHKRGSIEKWIQAVQPASDYPKVMLGFYSAFVPPLLEILNCSNFIIDFANRTSTGKTTVQRIAASVVGNPDEKNSDSILGTWDVTQVWLERASGVMNSLPVILDDTKRAKNTKIVANILYTVASGRGRGRGNKKGISMTTTWRTVLISSGETPAISFTNDGGTRARVLEVRGLPFVNDDIKTRELVQNINIEVCQNYGHAFPLFVQWIQKNRDSWIKWQEEYQELVKFFATGIKNNVAGRLASYAAIIELTAEMVHRAFDDMGYPLPWKYKKYMQIEWPNIAEEAKDPTGEEEALREIISWAASRETHFFGRHTTDFNGKPILPNGGWLGRWDKSQNWDSIAFYQSSLKNELEKGGYNALEILGLWKEKGWLDLPNGSNRFGKQTRIDGIRHWLVTIKREAIDSLQ, encoded by the coding sequence ATGAATCCATCATCATTACAAGGCGCTAACGAAGTACTACAATTTTTACAAACTCTGTACGGAGAGGAGGATTTGGAAAGAGGCCACCTTGTCTGCTTCACTTTACCTAATCATCAAGCAAAGTGGTTTTGGAATGGAGAGAGACAAGAATTTGCAGAATATGCTCTATCCGTATCCAAGGAATCAAATGTATATCTGGGTCTAGGATTGCAGGACAAAGAGGCGACTTTAAAGGAAGCAGAAAAACTAGGAAAAAAGGCAGATGAATCACGTATTCGAGGCTACAAAAAAACAGTATGTGTCATCCCTGGTGTTTGGCTTGATATTGATGTGAAAGGTCCGGCACACAAAGTAGATAATTTACCAGATACATTCGAGGATGCAGAGAAAATCATTGAAAAATTCCCACTTCGCCCAACAATGATGGTTAATTCAGGTCATGGGTATCAAGTATATTGGCTATTCAAGGAGCCGTGGGTGATTGAAAGTGAGGAAGAACTACAGGAAGCGCAAGAGTTTGTTAATAACTTTTTAAGGACGGTACAATACCATGCTTCTTCTTTTGGTTGGAGAGTAGACTCTACATCAGATCTATCAAGAGTCTTTCGAGTTCCAGGAACATGGAATCGAAAAAAAGATTTGGAGCCGGCTCCTGTAAAGATAGTGACTATTGAAGAAGATAATCGCTATACTCAAGATGATTTAGAACAATACTTCCTAGACGAATCACAAGTAAAGGCAACAAAAACCCCTAGTAAGATGTTTCATGCAAAATCACAAAACGTTGCACTAACACCTAATAATCAATTTGCAAAAATAGAACATATCGTCAACGGGTGTTCATGGATGAAACATTGTAAAGAAGATGCAGAAACTCTTTCAGAACCAGAATGGTATGCAAGCCTATCCATATTAGGAAGATGTATTGATGGAGAAGAGCTTACCCATGAATGGAGCTCCCCTTACCCCAACTATTCGTATGATGAGACACAATATAAGTTGTTCCAATCCCTTAAAAACACGGGTCCTGTTACTTGTGAAAAGATCTTTGAGATGACCAATGGAAAATGGTGCAATCAATGCTCATTCTATCAGAACATTAAATCCCCTATTGCTGTAAGTAACATGGAAGAAAAGGAAGCTCAATTGGAAGGAGCAAAACAACTAATCATGGAGAAGTTAAGTAGATCTTCAACAGAAAAGAATGTTTCGCTAACCAAAACAGAAAAGGATGCACTAAAATTCATTAAAAGAGAAGCCCCTAGCACATACGAGGAACTTTCCACAGAATTGAATTTGGCATTAAATAAAAGCGGTGAAGAAGTAAAGAATGAAAATTCAAGCGAAAGTCATCTGCGAATAGTGGGTGAAGAAGAGAGTCCTCAATTACAAACAGTTGGATCTTGTTTAGAAAACTCCCCAGGGAAATCACTCCTAATCCCCGAAAACTATCATTTGACTGAACACGCCACTTACAAAATAATTCCTAAAGGAAACAAAACGAGCCTTCTTGACATTGCATTTTCCCCTATTTTGGTGACGGGATTGATGAAGGATATTCAAACGAATCACGAAATGGTACAACTTTCTTGGAAAAGAGGAGAGCGCTGGTATCACAAAATTGTAAATAGAGACGAGGTCGCAAATGCAAGAAAGATTGTCGATTTAGCTAGTGTAGGGTTTCCTGTAACAACAAGCACAGCCAAAGAAGTGGTGAATTACGTTTCTACAACTGAAGCGATAAATTACAAGGAACTTCCCAAACAGTTTGTTTCATCGCAACTAGGGTGGCAAGGGAAAAAGTTCGATAAAGGATTTCTTTGGGGAAATCACACCATTTTAAATGGTGAAACAAAGGAACAGTTAAAGGGAGACGAAGTTACAAATAGTGAGTATGTTGTTTTTCGTGGAATGGAATCTGGAGATGAACAATTGGTGTCTGGATTCCATAAAAGAGGATCCATCGAAAAGTGGATACAGGCAGTACAACCAGCGAGTGACTATCCGAAGGTCATGCTGGGATTCTATTCGGCTTTTGTCCCCCCTCTATTAGAAATTCTAAATTGTTCCAATTTCATCATTGATTTCGCTAATCGAACAAGTACAGGTAAAACAACAGTCCAACGAATTGCCGCAAGTGTTGTAGGAAACCCCGACGAAAAGAATTCTGACTCTATTCTGGGAACTTGGGATGTAACCCAAGTATGGCTTGAAAGAGCCAGCGGTGTCATGAATAGTTTGCCTGTAATATTAGATGATACAAAAAGAGCAAAGAACACAAAAATAGTTGCAAACATTCTATACACTGTAGCAAGTGGCCGTGGTCGTGGGAGAGGAAACAAAAAAGGGATCAGTATGACAACTACTTGGAGAACGGTACTAATATCCAGTGGTGAAACCCCCGCAATTTCCTTTACAAATGATGGTGGCACAAGGGCACGTGTACTTGAGGTGCGAGGGTTACCATTTGTTAACGATGACATCAAAACGAGAGAATTAGTACAAAACATAAATATTGAGGTATGTCAAAATTACGGTCATGCATTCCCTCTGTTTGTTCAATGGATTCAAAAAAACCGAGATAGTTGGATTAAGTGGCAAGAGGAGTATCAAGAATTGGTTAAATTTTTTGCAACAGGTATCAAAAATAATGTTGCTGGAAGACTAGCATCATACGCTGCAATCATTGAGCTAACCGCAGAAATGGTTCATCGAGCTTTTGATGATATGGGCTATCCACTACCATGGAAATACAAAAAATATATGCAGATTGAATGGCCAAATATTGCTGAAGAAGCAAAGGATCCAACTGGTGAAGAAGAAGCTCTTCGTGAAATCATTTCTTGGGCTGCCTCACGTGAAACCCACTTTTTCGGTCGTCATACAACTGATTTTAATGGAAAACCAATATTACCAAATGGAGGTTGGTTGGGAAGATGGGATAAATCTCAAAACTGGGATTCTATTGCTTTTTACCAAAGCTCATTAAAAAATGAGTTGGAAAAAGGTGGGTACAATGCATTGGAAATATTAGGCCTATGGAAAGAAAAAGGATGGCTGGACCTTCCAAATGGAAGTAATAGATTTGGGAAACAAACAAGAATAGATGGAATTAGACATTGGCTTGTAACAATCAAGAGGGAAGCTATTGACTCCCTTCAATAA